From the Conger conger chromosome 14, fConCon1.1, whole genome shotgun sequence genome, one window contains:
- the dusp7 gene encoding dual specificity protein phosphatase 7 — MKNNLWSGSRDMTMMMPSKSVEWLQDELESGGSSLLLLDCRSHELFESSHIETAINLAIPGLMLRRLKKGNLPIRSIIPNNEDKEKFVKRCKTDTVVLYDEATSDWQENGAASSVLGLLLQKLRDDGCKAYYLEGGFNKFQTEYPEHCETNLDSSCPSSSPPASVLGLGGLRISSDCSDGESDREPGSATESEGSPLPSNQPAFPVQILPYLYLGCAKDSTNLDVLGKYNIKYILNVTPNLPNMFEHDGEFKYKQIPISDHWSQNLSQFFPEAISFIDEARSKKCGILVHCLAGISRSVTVTVAYLMQKLNLSLNDAYDFVKRKKSNISPNFNFMGQLLDFERTLGLHSPCDNRSPADQLFFTTPTNHNVFQLDTLEST; from the exons ATGAAAAATAATCTTTGGAGCGGTTCCCGGGACATGACCATGATGATGCCGAGCAAAAGTGTGGAATGGCTGCAAGACGAACTGGAATCCGGTGGGAGCTCCCTGCTTCTGTTGGATTGCCGCTCGCACGAGCTCTTCGAATCATCTCACATAGAGACGGCCATCAATTTGGCAATACCGGGGCTGATGCTTCGGAGGCTGAAAAAGGGGAATCTGCCGATCCGATCTATTATTCCGAATAACGAGGATAAGGAGAAGTTTGTCAAACGATGCAAGACGGACACCGTGGTCCTGTACGACGAGGCCACCTCGGACTGGCAGGAGAACGGCGCAGCGAGCTCAGTTCTTGGGCTCCTGCTTCAGAAGCTCCGGGATGACGGTTGTAAGGCTTATTACCTGGAGG GGGGATTCAACAAGTTTCAAACGGAGTACCCAGAACACTGCGAGACTAACCTGGACAGTTCGTGCCCCAGCAGCTCGCCGCCAGCGTCCGTTTTGGGGCTGGGCGGGCTGAGGATCAGCTCGGACTGCTCCGATGGGGAGTCGGACCGTGAACCGGGCAGTGCCACTGAGTCGGAGGGCAGCCCGTTGCCCAGCAACCAGCCCGCCTTCCCCGTTCAGATCCTTCCTTATCTCTACCTTGGCTGTGCCAAAGATTCCACCAACCTCGACGTGCTGGGCAAGTACAACATTAAGTACATCCTGAACGTAACGCCCAACCTGCCAAACATGTTTGAGCACGACGGAGAATTCAAGTACAAACAGATTCCCATCTCCGATCACTGGAGCCAAAACCTCTCGCAGTTTTTCCCCGAAGCCATATCTTTCATTG ATGAAGCTCGCTCCAAGAAGTGCGGGATCCTGGTGCACTGCCTGGCCGGGATCAGCCGCTCGGTCACCGTCACCGTGGCCTACCTGATGCAGAAGCTCAACCTGTCGCTCAACGACGCCTACGACTTCGTCAAGCGCAAGAAGTCCAACATCTCGCCCAACTTCAACTTCATGGGCCAGCTGCTGGACTTCGAGAGGACCCTGGGGCTGCACAGCCCGTGCGACAACCGCTCGCCCGCCGACCAGCTGTTCTTCACCACGCCCACCAATCACAACGTTTTCCAGCTGGACACGCTGGAGTCCACATGA